One stretch of Variovorax sp. 54 DNA includes these proteins:
- a CDS encoding glucosyltransferase domain-containing protein: MKTEKNKIDDLLESRHLKLLLIFFGVALVARGGVLDRGFAVDDYSFGQGFSTSEFDVFLAQGRFFLAAIDAAIHALGVNIADIYISLGLLSLLLQAGLILAVLRFVGAADKPGAIVAGSLMVAHPYFAEILTFRMVLPGYCVGALLTIIALEALSQEAEKKKRNLLISLVATVGMLFIYQGFLNYFSVALIFSFLFGEVFKSASTSNNQIITDHRSRALNLLLVCFVSIVIFLAIVTAAKKFGLISLTSRAAFIRSHEVPERISQIFDLIAKVYWLGEPMGAHWVKVIIAMMLVISSVAVCVEIFRSPRDEGFRTKTMVFLLAGPLLVLATVGVVLPFKDWWPVPRVLSQTSLITGLIFLLAYPILRQRLAKIPTAAFMVLPAVLISAFIFKSNQVFADQQRLNSWDKMRVNRIIARLEKNPDFQKIEYVFFSGGRGGYPAGLNTIQGDMNVSALYPSYSKLPLFLETSGYKFKLAVGEQVTLGEGFCKTATTWPSEASISVVGNLAMICLGD; encoded by the coding sequence ATGAAAACAGAAAAAAATAAAATCGACGACTTGCTTGAATCAAGGCATCTGAAGCTGTTGCTCATATTCTTCGGCGTTGCATTGGTCGCAAGAGGCGGCGTGCTCGACCGAGGCTTTGCCGTGGATGATTACTCATTTGGGCAAGGATTTTCAACGAGTGAGTTTGACGTCTTTTTGGCACAAGGACGCTTTTTTCTGGCCGCAATCGATGCGGCTATACACGCCTTGGGCGTAAACATAGCCGATATCTATATTTCTTTGGGACTTCTGTCACTGCTGTTGCAAGCCGGGTTGATTTTGGCGGTGTTGAGATTTGTTGGGGCGGCTGATAAGCCGGGTGCCATCGTTGCTGGCTCGCTGATGGTGGCGCACCCGTACTTTGCCGAAATACTTACCTTCCGCATGGTACTTCCGGGCTATTGCGTCGGAGCATTGCTTACGATCATTGCGCTTGAAGCATTGTCGCAAGAGGCAGAGAAGAAAAAAAGAAACCTTCTGATCTCTCTCGTCGCGACGGTAGGCATGCTTTTTATTTATCAGGGATTTTTGAATTATTTTTCAGTCGCATTGATTTTTTCATTCTTGTTTGGTGAGGTTTTTAAAAGCGCATCGACATCGAATAACCAAATCATCACGGATCATCGCAGTCGAGCCTTGAATCTATTGCTTGTTTGCTTTGTTTCGATTGTGATTTTCCTGGCGATCGTGACCGCTGCCAAAAAATTCGGCCTCATCAGTTTGACGAGTCGTGCGGCATTTATCAGGTCGCATGAAGTGCCCGAGAGAATTTCTCAGATTTTCGACCTGATTGCAAAGGTATATTGGCTTGGAGAGCCAATGGGGGCCCATTGGGTGAAAGTCATCATTGCCATGATGCTTGTCATTAGTAGCGTTGCGGTATGCGTTGAGATTTTTCGAAGCCCAAGGGACGAGGGATTTCGAACAAAAACGATGGTGTTTTTACTTGCAGGCCCGTTGCTCGTATTGGCGACAGTGGGCGTTGTCCTCCCTTTCAAGGACTGGTGGCCAGTGCCAAGAGTGCTGTCGCAGACGTCACTGATCACCGGGTTGATCTTCTTGCTCGCGTATCCGATATTGCGCCAACGGCTGGCGAAAATACCCACAGCCGCCTTCATGGTGCTTCCGGCCGTCTTGATCTCGGCATTTATTTTCAAGAGCAATCAAGTTTTCGCCGATCAGCAGCGCCTGAATTCGTGGGACAAGATGAGAGTCAATCGAATCATTGCGCGCCTGGAGAAAAATCCTGATTTTCAAAAAATAGAATATGTCTTTTTTAGCGGCGGAAGAGGAGGCTACCCAGCGGGGTTGAATACCATTCAAGGCGATATGAATGTATCCGCGCTCTATCCGTCTTATTCAAAACTACCGTTATTCTTGGAGACTTCTGGATATAAATTCAAATTGGCAGTTGGTGAGCAGGTGACTCTCGGCGAAGGTTTCTGCAAAACTGCAACGACATGGCCGAGCGAAGCCTCAATTTCTGTGGTTGGAAACTTGGCGATGATCTGTTTGGGTGATTGA
- a CDS encoding glycosyltransferase, giving the protein MNDAQRVSVVIPVYAGEQTLAALVAEIEKFTSPQKTGGGVDFFVCEILLVHDCGPDRSDVVIGALSKKYSFVHPVWLSRNYGQHAATMAGMASATGDWVVTMDEDGQQDPESIQVLMDQALREGLQLVYAQPTNPAPHGLVRNFFSKAAKIISMRLLGNASIGRFNSFRLIDGEIARTLSAYCGNGVYLDVGLFWITGRIGHCPLELREEFGRPSGYSFLSLVKHFWSLVLTTGTRPLRLITIVGAFSILFAIGFALYALYEKYTGQVPVEGWASLAVVMAFFSGVILTALGVIAEYLAVTMGIAMGKPLYVVSSKPTRSNRS; this is encoded by the coding sequence ATGAATGACGCTCAAAGAGTATCCGTCGTAATTCCTGTTTATGCGGGAGAACAGACGCTTGCCGCACTTGTCGCCGAAATTGAAAAATTTACCTCGCCTCAAAAAACGGGCGGGGGCGTCGATTTTTTTGTGTGCGAAATATTGCTCGTTCACGATTGCGGTCCGGACCGTTCAGACGTCGTGATTGGCGCGCTCTCAAAGAAATATTCTTTCGTTCACCCGGTATGGCTGTCTCGTAATTACGGGCAACACGCCGCGACGATGGCTGGCATGGCGAGTGCCACCGGTGATTGGGTGGTCACCATGGATGAGGATGGGCAACAGGACCCGGAAAGCATCCAGGTCCTGATGGATCAAGCGCTGCGAGAAGGTTTGCAGCTTGTTTACGCCCAACCTACAAATCCGGCTCCGCATGGGCTTGTCAGAAATTTTTTCAGCAAAGCCGCCAAAATCATAAGCATGCGGCTTTTGGGCAACGCATCCATTGGCCGCTTCAACAGTTTCAGGTTGATCGACGGAGAAATAGCGCGTACCTTGTCGGCGTATTGCGGAAACGGTGTATACCTTGATGTCGGGCTTTTCTGGATAACTGGCCGAATTGGGCATTGCCCACTCGAACTTAGAGAAGAGTTCGGCCGACCATCGGGCTATTCGTTTCTTTCACTCGTCAAACATTTCTGGAGCCTGGTCCTGACGACCGGAACCCGACCGCTCCGACTGATCACGATCGTTGGGGCATTTTCAATACTTTTTGCTATTGGATTTGCGCTCTATGCCCTGTATGAAAAATACACGGGACAAGTTCCCGTGGAGGGTTGGGCATCGCTGGCGGTCGTGATGGCTTTTTTCTCAGGAGTCATCCTCACAGCACTCGGAGTCATTGCGGAATATCTAGCGGTGACGATGGGGATCGCAATGGGCAAGCCGCTCTACGTGGTCAGTTCCAAGCCGACCCGGTCGAACCGTTCATGA
- a CDS encoding glycosyltransferase family 2 protein: MSTSPLLSYIVLSYNYERYIGKTLRSILDQTVQDFEIVVVDDRSIDNSVAVVSAIDDPRIRLFVNEKNLGGAASYNRAVQEARGEWLVNLDADDWVDPRKAEIQLEAAARNPQLDVIGTYVEIYDENDNRHPSADAMEAGYNQPRDLNLVDTWIGANHLCRSSTMVRASAHKRIGLDDPLMVRAPDYELWTRALQHGCKFAIIPQRLTFIRAHSRGVTHGDPVGTLLEVSYAMQRNLVPLAEARSLLLSITRMVAWTCRHPSLSQLPPLQAHRLMGVMMQSTAASDFQHFLAMLGNYSDHPELAEVGRRSFAFVGPSADAYQDVDKLHSDIRAYIEARDYFKGECENWERAYRTLQAEHQALNDALASRGSLSLPRRAWSRLIRTLTK; encoded by the coding sequence ATGAGCACGAGCCCGCTTCTTTCGTACATCGTTCTTTCGTACAACTACGAGCGCTACATAGGCAAGACATTGCGCAGCATCCTGGACCAGACGGTGCAGGACTTCGAGATCGTGGTCGTGGACGACAGATCCATCGACAACTCGGTGGCCGTCGTGTCGGCCATTGATGACCCGCGCATCAGACTGTTCGTCAATGAGAAGAACCTGGGCGGTGCGGCGAGCTACAACCGGGCGGTTCAAGAAGCGCGCGGCGAGTGGTTGGTCAACCTGGATGCGGACGATTGGGTCGATCCGCGAAAGGCTGAAATCCAGTTGGAGGCGGCTGCTCGGAATCCACAACTCGATGTCATTGGCACCTATGTCGAGATCTATGACGAGAATGACAATCGACATCCGTCGGCCGATGCGATGGAGGCGGGATACAACCAGCCGCGCGACCTGAATCTGGTCGACACCTGGATCGGTGCCAACCATCTGTGTCGGTCCTCCACCATGGTGCGCGCTTCCGCGCACAAGCGAATCGGGTTGGATGACCCGCTGATGGTCCGTGCGCCCGACTACGAACTGTGGACGCGCGCGCTGCAGCACGGGTGCAAGTTCGCCATCATTCCGCAGCGCCTGACTTTCATTCGTGCGCACTCGCGCGGCGTGACCCATGGTGATCCGGTCGGCACGCTGCTCGAGGTCAGCTACGCGATGCAACGCAATCTGGTGCCCCTTGCCGAGGCCCGTTCGCTGCTTCTTTCCATCACTCGAATGGTTGCATGGACATGCCGCCATCCATCGCTGAGCCAGTTGCCTCCATTGCAGGCGCACAGGCTGATGGGCGTGATGATGCAATCGACTGCGGCCTCCGATTTCCAGCATTTCCTGGCGATGCTGGGAAACTACAGCGACCATCCCGAACTCGCTGAAGTCGGTCGACGCTCCTTTGCATTCGTGGGGCCGAGCGCCGATGCCTATCAGGATGTCGACAAACTTCACAGTGACATCCGGGCCTATATCGAGGCGAGGGACTACTTCAAAGGGGAGTGCGAGAACTGGGAGCGCGCCTACCGCACGCTTCAAGCCGAGCACCAAGCGCTCAACGACGCTCTGGCCTCACGCGGTTCACTCTCTCTTCCCCGGCGTGCTTGGTCGCGTCTTATCCGTACCCTGACCAAATGA
- a CDS encoding NAD-dependent epimerase/dehydratase family protein, producing MTLAWVLGARGLLGSALCRALSLRGVRSFVPSEKFQWTNESSLRSQIESAVREFSAHASQANHWEIYWAAGVGTMASSEEALGPETRALAWLLELIQSDTRLVAMPGKLVFSSSAGAIYAACSDEVITEQSLPAPNSAYGREKLSQEDLLRSFCAANPAMTVLLARISTLYGVGQATGKPQGLLTHVARSIVRNKPVKIYVPIDTIRDYISVDDAATEIISVLDELNSSRGLSVKIIASERPVTIAEIISIFKRVAKKSPKITTGVSESSMLFSRRVQFRSIVPIGARMRKIRSLTVGIAQLLGAERCVHANPRRQSNSD from the coding sequence ATGACACTGGCTTGGGTCTTGGGTGCGCGAGGTCTGCTGGGATCGGCTTTGTGTCGGGCGCTCTCACTTCGCGGTGTGAGGTCATTTGTGCCCTCGGAAAAATTTCAATGGACCAATGAATCGAGTCTGCGGTCGCAGATCGAATCGGCCGTCCGTGAATTTTCCGCCCATGCGAGTCAAGCGAACCACTGGGAAATCTATTGGGCCGCAGGCGTGGGGACCATGGCAAGCTCCGAAGAAGCACTTGGGCCGGAGACCCGTGCCTTGGCTTGGCTGCTGGAATTGATCCAATCGGACACCCGGCTTGTCGCCATGCCCGGCAAACTCGTTTTCTCTAGCTCTGCGGGAGCGATCTACGCGGCTTGCTCGGACGAAGTGATCACAGAGCAATCCTTGCCAGCGCCTAACAGCGCATACGGCCGGGAGAAGCTGAGTCAAGAAGATTTGCTGCGATCGTTTTGTGCTGCGAATCCAGCGATGACGGTACTCCTTGCCCGCATATCCACGCTCTATGGTGTGGGCCAGGCAACGGGGAAACCGCAGGGGCTGTTGACGCATGTCGCACGCAGCATCGTTCGAAACAAGCCGGTAAAAATTTATGTTCCGATCGACACCATTCGTGACTATATCTCGGTCGATGATGCGGCAACGGAAATAATTTCAGTGCTTGATGAATTGAATTCAAGCCGCGGTTTATCCGTGAAAATTATTGCCTCGGAGCGCCCGGTGACGATCGCTGAAATAATTTCCATATTCAAAAGGGTCGCGAAAAAATCGCCGAAAATCACGACTGGAGTCAGTGAGTCATCAATGCTATTTTCGCGGCGTGTTCAGTTTCGTTCCATTGTTCCGATCGGGGCACGCATGCGAAAAATTCGCAGTCTCACGGTGGGAATTGCGCAATTGCTCGGTGCCGAGCGGTGTGTGCATGCAAATCCTCGCCGCCAATCAAATTCGGACTGA
- a CDS encoding NeuD/PglB/VioB family sugar acetyltransferase yields the protein MTLFIYGAGGLGREVLSALQACGECVSGFMVDPGFSTADIQGLQVRAERLEALSDPAARFVLAVGDGRARQRAALSLGTGTEFVTVRHPAAVIGSCVSIGEGTMVIGLCSITTDVSIGSHGLINPGCTIAHDCVLEDFVNLGPSCALAGRVTIQEGANLGVGVSVAPGVVIGAWSTVGAGAVVIRDVEPGSTVVGVPARPIRHRGDPDPAVLSST from the coding sequence ATGACTCTTTTTATCTATGGGGCCGGCGGACTGGGACGCGAAGTGCTGTCCGCCCTGCAAGCATGCGGGGAGTGCGTGTCCGGCTTCATGGTTGATCCGGGCTTCTCGACGGCGGATATCCAGGGTCTGCAAGTGCGAGCCGAGCGTCTGGAGGCTTTGTCGGACCCTGCCGCGCGCTTCGTCCTGGCGGTCGGGGATGGCAGGGCGCGTCAACGTGCTGCGCTGTCGCTGGGTACCGGCACTGAGTTCGTCACGGTGCGGCATCCGGCCGCAGTGATCGGCTCCTGCGTTTCAATCGGCGAAGGAACCATGGTCATCGGCCTGTGCAGCATCACGACGGATGTTTCGATCGGGTCCCACGGGCTGATCAATCCCGGTTGCACGATCGCCCATGACTGTGTGCTCGAGGACTTCGTCAATCTCGGGCCTTCGTGCGCTCTTGCCGGGCGTGTCACGATTCAAGAGGGCGCGAATCTGGGCGTGGGCGTCTCAGTCGCGCCAGGCGTCGTGATCGGTGCCTGGTCGACGGTGGGGGCCGGCGCGGTGGTGATACGGGACGTCGAGCCCGGATCGACCGTCGTTGGCGTTCCGGCGCGCCCCATTCGGCACAGGGGTGACCCTGACCCTGCGGTTCTCTCTTCGACCTAG
- a CDS encoding glycosyltransferase family 2 protein: protein MSRLVFVSTELAPYTPGAVGRVMRNMLRALDEADRMRTTMVMVDAAVDAVAFRAAFPHVELVEVDTRAPQARFTDSRHHPPASAYSNTLWHWRSACVFRALAELSKSGPIDYLEFPDLGGLAFCTLQERRLQDFLPDAIVAVRLHGSHTALLHAEARPLAIADLNLSDLERKCLRDCDYVIASSLAVSEAVRDIFDFPAQEWEPRVLCHVPFDGMSLVTDTVPASYGQAVVFASEFQRSGRPDLFVRGVVGLMRNCPQYTGAMTLDARSTDEAYRAQIERLVPPTLVERAVFLAHAEQQVFDALAAHATVVFPGTFEAAATAALNVSLQGGRVILNKANPAFGEGTPWLDGINCLTFDGTPTGLVEVLERNFARNEKLVPVRHPESPWPWLNAAKRKRAWRALGEHPPLVSVVVPHYNLGGYLPATLENLIGQSYGNIEILVVDDASTDAQSVLAIDELARSADPRIKVIRLAANVGLAGARNVGVRHATGPYVLTLDADDLIHPRFLEVGVAALENNAEFDIVVTPAGYFIDGDVPPVVGAVVTPCRDYAMFSGEAVVAGLLENRFSTATALFRRSAMERFPYLESLSCYEDWSLFMRMCDAGLRSIVTTDVFFFYRKRRNSMVHTPRDLARRRIEYSDLLRTSAPASLRQKSRQLLVGLGSAVAGNQSEAVDDSVVAPPRMEPTAEELISGLFGSGGQYDEQIVFASLKASRWLERNAPWIIRGGVLAARWTWQAYRFVRRK, encoded by the coding sequence ATGAGCCGTCTCGTGTTCGTTTCCACGGAGCTGGCTCCGTACACGCCCGGGGCCGTTGGCCGGGTGATGCGCAACATGCTGCGCGCGCTCGACGAAGCAGACCGCATGCGCACGACCATGGTGATGGTCGATGCCGCCGTTGACGCCGTGGCGTTCAGGGCCGCGTTCCCTCATGTGGAACTGGTCGAGGTCGACACCCGGGCGCCTCAGGCTCGCTTCACCGATTCGCGCCACCACCCTCCGGCCTCGGCGTACTCGAACACGCTGTGGCACTGGCGCTCGGCTTGCGTCTTCAGGGCCCTGGCCGAATTGAGCAAGAGCGGACCCATCGATTACCTGGAGTTTCCGGATCTCGGGGGGCTGGCATTCTGTACCTTGCAGGAACGCCGGCTCCAGGACTTTCTGCCCGATGCCATCGTCGCCGTTCGTCTTCACGGATCGCACACCGCCCTCCTGCACGCTGAAGCGAGACCGCTCGCGATCGCAGATCTCAACTTGAGCGACCTCGAGCGCAAATGCCTGCGCGATTGCGACTACGTCATTGCGTCCAGCCTCGCGGTGAGCGAGGCCGTGCGCGACATCTTCGATTTTCCGGCGCAGGAATGGGAGCCTCGGGTGCTCTGCCATGTGCCGTTCGATGGGATGTCGCTGGTCACAGACACGGTGCCCGCGTCATATGGCCAAGCCGTGGTCTTCGCCTCCGAATTCCAGCGGTCGGGGCGCCCCGATCTCTTTGTGCGCGGCGTCGTCGGCCTGATGCGCAATTGCCCGCAGTACACCGGCGCGATGACGCTGGATGCGCGCAGCACCGACGAGGCCTATCGTGCGCAGATCGAACGGCTGGTTCCGCCGACGCTTGTCGAACGTGCCGTTTTTCTGGCGCACGCGGAGCAGCAGGTGTTCGACGCGCTTGCCGCACATGCGACGGTCGTGTTCCCCGGCACCTTCGAGGCTGCGGCCACGGCTGCGCTGAACGTGTCACTTCAGGGGGGGCGCGTGATCCTGAACAAGGCGAATCCCGCCTTCGGCGAAGGCACGCCTTGGCTTGACGGGATCAACTGCCTGACGTTCGACGGAACGCCCACGGGACTGGTCGAGGTGCTGGAACGCAACTTCGCCCGCAATGAGAAACTGGTGCCGGTGCGCCATCCGGAAAGTCCGTGGCCATGGCTCAACGCTGCGAAGCGAAAGCGGGCGTGGCGGGCATTGGGTGAACACCCCCCCCTGGTCTCGGTCGTGGTGCCTCACTACAACCTCGGGGGCTATTTGCCCGCGACACTCGAGAACCTGATCGGGCAGAGCTACGGGAACATCGAAATCCTCGTGGTGGACGATGCGTCGACGGACGCACAGAGCGTGCTCGCGATCGACGAACTCGCACGCAGCGCGGACCCCCGCATCAAGGTGATCCGACTGGCTGCGAATGTCGGTCTGGCGGGCGCGCGCAATGTCGGCGTTCGTCATGCGACCGGACCGTACGTACTGACACTCGACGCCGACGACCTGATCCATCCGCGTTTTCTCGAGGTCGGCGTGGCCGCGCTGGAGAACAACGCGGAGTTCGATATCGTCGTGACGCCGGCGGGTTATTTCATCGATGGAGACGTGCCGCCTGTGGTCGGAGCGGTGGTCACTCCCTGCCGTGACTACGCCATGTTTTCCGGTGAAGCCGTTGTCGCCGGATTGCTCGAGAACAGGTTTTCCACCGCAACTGCGCTCTTCAGGCGCTCGGCGATGGAACGGTTTCCCTATCTGGAGAGCTTGAGTTGCTACGAGGACTGGTCGCTCTTCATGAGGATGTGCGATGCGGGCCTGCGGTCCATCGTGACCACAGACGTTTTCTTCTTCTACAGGAAACGGCGCAATTCGATGGTGCACACGCCGCGCGATCTTGCCCGCAGGCGCATCGAATACAGCGACCTGCTGCGAACAAGTGCCCCTGCATCGCTCAGGCAGAAATCCAGGCAGCTTTTGGTGGGCCTTGGCTCAGCGGTCGCCGGCAACCAGTCGGAGGCTGTCGACGACTCCGTGGTCGCACCTCCCAGGATGGAGCCCACGGCGGAAGAACTCATCAGCGGGCTCTTCGGATCCGGAGGGCAGTACGACGAGCAGATTGTTTTCGCGAGCCTCAAGGCTTCGCGTTGGCTCGAGCGCAACGCGCCTTGGATCATTCGGGGTGGCGTGTTGGCTGCCCGCTGGACTTGGCAGGCCTATCGCTTCGTTCGCCGCAAATGA
- a CDS encoding DegT/DnrJ/EryC1/StrS family aminotransferase — MPNQEHDASPATIKVLRPKLPTSAELLPYLERIDSSRTYSNYGPLNGEFARRLGDLVGGSHTTLTSNGTTAIELALRLRCDQGGHCLMPAFTFIASAHAVCNAGLTPYLLETDPDSLALTPEIATAALNSVPGPVAAVLVVSAFGAPPDFAAWADFEARHGIPVVFDAAAALTSLSGIGQQPVCVSLHATKTLGIGEGGAIFCADRTLMDRATAMTGFGFVGQERLSSLRAGNYRISEYSAAVGLAGLDGLPMRLEEMRELTAAYASRLEGKAVQLQRGVGIDWVTMTLNVIVPAADVAATLGRLDDAKVEWRRWWGLGCHKHPAFKDVPMSDLSVTDALAPRVIGLPFHADLSPGDLDRVTGCLQ, encoded by the coding sequence ATGCCCAATCAAGAACACGACGCTTCCCCGGCGACGATCAAGGTTCTGCGACCGAAACTGCCGACGTCGGCTGAACTCCTCCCTTACCTGGAGCGCATCGACAGCTCCCGCACATACAGCAACTACGGGCCGCTCAATGGAGAGTTCGCGCGCCGTCTCGGCGACCTGGTCGGAGGAAGTCACACGACGCTGACCTCCAATGGAACCACCGCAATTGAGCTTGCGCTCAGGTTGCGCTGTGACCAAGGCGGTCATTGCCTGATGCCGGCATTCACCTTCATCGCCAGCGCGCACGCGGTGTGCAATGCCGGGCTGACGCCGTACCTGCTTGAAACAGACCCGGACTCCCTGGCGCTCACGCCCGAAATCGCGACCGCAGCGCTGAACTCGGTGCCTGGTCCGGTCGCGGCGGTGCTGGTCGTCAGTGCCTTCGGCGCACCACCGGACTTCGCCGCTTGGGCCGACTTTGAGGCGCGGCATGGGATTCCCGTCGTGTTCGATGCGGCGGCGGCATTGACCTCGCTCTCCGGTATCGGTCAGCAACCCGTGTGCGTGAGCCTGCATGCCACCAAGACGCTGGGCATCGGTGAAGGCGGTGCCATCTTCTGTGCCGACCGGACGCTGATGGACCGCGCAACGGCCATGACGGGCTTCGGATTCGTCGGTCAGGAGCGCCTGTCGTCACTGCGCGCGGGCAACTATCGCATTTCCGAATACTCGGCAGCGGTGGGTCTTGCCGGGCTGGACGGGCTGCCGATGCGCCTCGAGGAGATGCGTGAATTGACGGCCGCGTATGCGAGTCGACTGGAAGGAAAAGCGGTGCAGCTCCAGCGCGGCGTCGGAATCGATTGGGTCACCATGACACTGAACGTGATTGTTCCGGCTGCGGATGTTGCCGCGACCCTGGGTCGACTCGACGATGCCAAGGTCGAGTGGCGCCGCTGGTGGGGCCTGGGTTGCCACAAGCATCCGGCGTTCAAGGATGTGCCGATGTCCGATTTGTCGGTCACCGATGCCCTCGCGCCTCGTGTCATCGGCTTGCCTTTCCATGCCGACCTGTCGCCGGGTGACCTGGACCGCGTCACCGGTTGCCTCCAATGA
- the rfbC gene encoding dTDP-4-dehydrorhamnose 3,5-epimerase — protein MKISPTSIPDVVVLEPKVFGDARGFFLESYNEEVFRRSTGSELTFKQDNHSRSSKGVLRGLHFQVEQPQGKLVRVARGAVFDVAVDIRPTSATFGQWVGIELSEDNNRQLWIPPGLAHGFLVLSESADFLYKTTEYYAPAHERSIAWNDPAIGIEWPLFGAAPVLSAKDAAAPSLAASLAGDGR, from the coding sequence ATGAAGATATCTCCTACCAGCATTCCGGACGTCGTTGTCCTGGAGCCCAAAGTCTTCGGTGATGCCCGAGGCTTCTTTCTCGAGAGCTACAACGAGGAAGTGTTCCGGCGATCGACGGGTTCGGAGTTGACGTTCAAGCAGGACAATCATTCCCGCTCGTCGAAGGGTGTGTTGCGGGGGCTGCATTTCCAGGTCGAGCAGCCACAGGGCAAGCTGGTCCGCGTGGCGCGCGGCGCCGTGTTCGACGTCGCGGTCGACATCCGTCCCACGTCTGCGACTTTTGGACAATGGGTCGGTATCGAATTGAGCGAGGACAACAACCGGCAGCTCTGGATTCCTCCCGGCCTGGCACATGGCTTCCTGGTGTTGAGCGAAAGCGCAGACTTTCTCTACAAGACCACTGAATACTATGCGCCTGCCCACGAGCGAAGCATTGCGTGGAACGATCCGGCCATCGGCATCGAGTGGCCACTGTTCGGTGCCGCCCCGGTCCTGTCGGCGAAAGACGCCGCCGCGCCGTCGCTTGCCGCCAGCCTTGCCGGAGACGGGCGTTGA
- the galE gene encoding UDP-glucose 4-epimerase GalE, whose amino-acid sequence MILVTGGAGYIGSHTCIELARVGHEFVVFDNFSNSTPAVLARMEQIIGRPVIWHAGDVRDPAALDKVFAGHPVSAVLHFAGLKAVTESISQPIDYFDHNVHGSIALMGAMARAGCKTLVFSSSATVYGPEQPMPVAEDAPCAVSNPYGRTKLVVEDLLNELGRSDPQWRIATLRYFNPTGAHPSALIGESPLGTPSNLMPLVCQVAAGIRPSLQIFGDDYPSPDGTGVRDFVHVMDLAEGHVAALDFLTKNQARIVVNLGTGHGTSVLEVIQTFERVSGQRVPYEIVPRRDADIGISFADVRLARELLGWVAKRDVDEMCRDAWRWQAANGS is encoded by the coding sequence TTGATTCTGGTCACTGGCGGGGCCGGATACATCGGGTCCCACACATGCATCGAGCTGGCGCGTGTCGGGCATGAATTCGTGGTGTTCGACAATTTTTCCAACAGCACCCCTGCAGTCCTGGCGCGCATGGAGCAAATCATCGGGCGGCCGGTGATTTGGCATGCGGGCGATGTCCGTGACCCAGCGGCATTGGACAAAGTCTTTGCAGGGCATCCGGTGTCCGCGGTCCTGCATTTCGCGGGGCTGAAGGCGGTGACCGAATCGATCAGCCAGCCGATCGACTACTTTGACCACAACGTGCACGGGTCCATTGCGCTCATGGGAGCAATGGCGCGTGCGGGATGCAAGACCTTGGTCTTCTCGTCATCCGCAACGGTCTACGGGCCCGAGCAGCCGATGCCCGTTGCCGAGGATGCACCATGTGCGGTGAGCAATCCCTACGGGCGCACCAAGCTGGTTGTGGAAGACTTGCTGAATGAGCTGGGCCGCTCCGATCCGCAATGGCGCATTGCGACGCTCCGGTACTTCAACCCGACGGGGGCACACCCCAGTGCGCTGATCGGCGAAAGCCCTTTGGGTACGCCCAGCAACTTGATGCCGCTGGTGTGCCAGGTGGCAGCGGGAATCCGCCCGTCGTTGCAGATATTCGGTGACGATTACCCGAGTCCTGACGGAACCGGCGTGCGCGATTTCGTCCATGTCATGGATCTTGCAGAGGGCCACGTGGCTGCGCTCGATTTCCTTACGAAGAATCAGGCTCGCATCGTGGTCAATCTCGGAACGGGGCACGGAACCTCGGTGCTGGAAGTCATCCAGACGTTCGAACGGGTCAGTGGCCAGCGTGTCCCTTATGAAATCGTGCCGCGGCGGGATGCGGACATCGGCATCAGCTTTGCCGATGTGCGTCTTGCGCGCGAATTGCTGGGCTGGGTCGCCAAGCGCGATGTCGATGAGATGTGCCGCGATGCATGGCGGTGGCAGGCTGCGAACGGCAGCTGA
- a CDS encoding GtrA family protein, which produces MQILAANQIRTDLVNLLKMKRDEIFSSQFIRFLVVGVINTLSGLSIIFAAKYFFHAGDVVANLIGYGVGLCISFNLNSRWTFAYQGRQLTAVVKFILATAVAYGANLLTVIVAIEHLGLNSYLGQAMGMPAYTVTAYLASRYIVFRPTRS; this is translated from the coding sequence ATGCAAATCCTCGCCGCCAATCAAATTCGGACTGATCTCGTGAACTTATTGAAAATGAAGAGAGATGAAATTTTCTCCTCTCAATTCATTCGATTTCTCGTTGTGGGTGTCATAAATACCCTGAGTGGGTTGTCGATAATATTTGCTGCGAAGTATTTCTTTCATGCGGGGGATGTCGTCGCGAATCTCATAGGCTATGGCGTTGGGTTGTGCATAAGTTTCAATCTCAACAGCCGATGGACGTTTGCGTACCAGGGGCGGCAACTGACTGCGGTAGTGAAATTTATTCTTGCTACTGCAGTTGCTTACGGCGCAAACCTTTTGACAGTCATTGTTGCAATAGAACACCTTGGGTTGAATAGCTATCTTGGGCAGGCAATGGGCATGCCTGCGTACACAGTGACAGCCTATCTGGCGAGCAGGTATATCGTGTTTCGCCCGACCCGTTCGTGA